The region GCGACGGCGTTGAAGCCAAGTCGCGCGAAGGTCTCGCCGAGCGCCTGCGGATCGCGCGCGGCGAACTCGACGAATTCCAGGCCGGCCGTGCCGAGCGGATTGTGCTCAGGCACCGACACGGCGCGCAGCGCGGCGTCTGGAGTGGGCAGGTCGCTGGGCATGGCAATCTCCTTGTGCGGTCTTTCGAGGCGTGGCGCCGTTTGCAGGTTTGTCTGCAGCGGGGTTTTCTGCAGGTTTTTGCACCGTGTTTGTACACCGGGTCACGGGTGCATCGCAACCGTCATTTTGTACCAAATGGTTCACATTGAGCAAAACGCCTGACTGGCTGTTGTGGCGCTTGCGAGTTTCAGTTTGCGGCTTCCCGCGCGTTGCCAACTGCTTGCCACAAGCCGCTGGCGCCGCTTGAACCGCTTGAGCCGCTTGAGCCTGCCGCTAGCGGATCAAGGCGCCTCAACCCTTTGCCGTCTTCGCCCGCCCCCGCCTGCGCGAGCCGCTTCCATTAGAAGCAGGCATCGCCGTCATGCGCTGCTGCGCGACGCCGCGCACCGCTTCGATAAACGCCTGCCCGACCGGCGACGGCTGTGTATCCGAACGCCGGATCAAACCCACCGGTTCATCCGTGCCGGCGAACGGTAACGGCAACCGCACCAGCATGCCTCGCGCCAGCTCGTACTCGACCGCGCTCTGCGGCACGAACCACACCGCGCCGTTTTCCAACGTCAACGCACGCCCCGTGGAAACCGACAACACCTCGACGAACGCCGACAACGGCGGTACGCCCCACGCGCTCAACAAACTCTCCGCCGACTGCCGGATCAGCGTACCGAACGGCGGCAGCACCACAAGAAAATCTTCCAGAGCGCTGGCGGGCAAACCCGGTCCGAGCGCCAGCGAATGCCCGGCACGCACGACCGCAATCAACGGTTCGCTGAACAGTTGCTCGAAACTGAGCCCCACCATCCGCTCGGGATCGGCCAGCCGCCCGATCGCGAATTCGATCGTCCCCGCTTTCAGCCGCTCGAGCAATTCCGGATTCGCCCCGGTCGCGAGACGCACGATCACGCGCGGCCACAGCGCCGAAATCCGCTCCAGCACCGGCGGCATCAACGCGGCGGCGACGGTCGGCAGAATGCCGATTTCCAGCGTCGCCGCGACCGCGCCTTCGGCGCGCGCGAGCAGATCGACGCCCTGACGCAATGCGCTCACGCAGGCGTTCGCGTGCGGCATGAAGAGCTGCCCCTCGCGGGTCGGCACGGCGCCGTGACGGCCACGCTCGAACAGCTTCACGCCGAGAATCGCTTCGAGTTCGGCGACCGTCTTCGATACCGCGGGCTGAGTGATGGACAAACTATCGGCCGCCCGCTGGACGCTGCCGAACTGCGCGACGGCCAGAAAGCACTGGAGATGACGGAATTTGACGCGGCTATCCGCGAGGCTGCGTTGCATAACCTCAGGTTATACGAAAAGTGCGAAAACGTCATTTTTCATAACCGCTTGCGACGGCTAAAGTCTCCCCCACAACGCCATTCCCACATTGCCCCGAAGGAGACACCGATGGACGAGTCCTTTCTCAGCGCGCGCGACTTCGCGTCCCACCCCGACTACCTCTCTCCCGGCTACGGCTCGTCGGTCAAACGCGGTCCCACGCTGCCGCTGATTCCGCTGAAGGAAAAGCTGCGCGACCAGCGCGTTCCGGTCTACGGCACGGCTGACCTCGGAGCGCTCGACCACGACCTGACGCGCAACGCCGTGCGCAATGGCGAACCGCTCGGCGAACGCATCATCGTGACGGGCCGCGTGCTCGACGAGGGCGGGCGCCCGGTGCGCAATACGCTGGTGGAAATCTGGCAGGCGAATGCCGCCGGCCGCTACGTGCACAAGGCGGATCAGCACGACGCGCCGCTCGACCCAAACTTCCTCGGCGCGGGCCGCTGCATCACCGACAACGACGGCCGCTACCGTTTTCTGACGATCAAGCCGGGCGCGTATCCGTGGGGCAATCATCCGAACGCATGGCGGCCTAACCATATTCATTTCTCGCTGTTCGGCGATCACTTCGGCTCGCGTCTCGTCACGCAGATGTATTTCCCAGGCGACCCGCTGCTCGCGTTCGACCCGATTTTCCAGGGCACGCCGGAGCACGCGCGCGACCGTCTGATCGCGAACTTCTCGTTCGACACCACGCAGGAAGCCTATGCGCTCGGTTACGACTTCGACATCGTGCTGCGCGGCCGCAACGAAACGCCGATGGAGCGCTAAACCATGACCACGCTCAAGCAAACACCTTCGCAAACGGTCGGACCTTATTTCGCGTACGGTCTGTGCCCGCAGCAGTACGACTTCGACTTCAGAAGTCTTTTCACGCCCGTGCTAGCCGACCGCGAGGCCGCGGGCGAGCACATCACGATCGTCGGCCAGGTGTTCGACGGCGACGGCACGGTGATCGGCGATGCGATGCTGGAAGTGTCGCAGGTCGATGCGGACGGACGCTTTCCCGAATCGCGCGAGGACATCGTGAAGACGGGTTTTCGCGGCTTTGCGCGGGTCGGCACCGGCACCGACCCGCACAAGCGTTTTATCGTGGAGACCATCAAACCAGGGCGTGTGAGCCAGGACGAAGCGCCGCACCTGAACGTGATCCTGACGATGCGCGGCATGCTGTTGCACACCTTCACACGGATCTATTTCGAGGACGAAACCGGCGCGAACAGCCGCGACGCCGTGCTGGCGGCGGTTCCGGCGGAACGGCGCGACACGCTGATCGCGCGTCGCGAGCCGGATACGGCGAATGTGTACCGCTTCGATATCCACATGCAGGGCGATCGGGAAACGGTGTTTTTCGACCTTTAATAAAGATTTCCTACACTTTCATCCAGCTTTCAAATACACTGCGCTTGATCCGGTTTGCGACTGGATCGCGAAACTCCGAGTAGTTAAGCCCGCCCCGCGCGGGCTTTTTTTTGTCCGCGTCGGCGCAGCGTTCTCCAGTTTCTCCGTGTTCCCCGCGCGCGCCTGATCGCTGAAAACGTTTACCGCAACGAACATCGCAGCCAGCGGCTGATGCGCGCCACGTCGGCGATGTGATCGTGCGGGCCGGGCGCACCGAGCACCACGATGTCCACCGGACGTCCGTGCACCATCATGCGCACCACCACACAGTGCCCAGCCTCGTTGATGAAGCCCGTTTTCTGCAGCACGATCGAACGGTCGCCGCCTCGCACGAGCGCATTCGAATTCACGTAACTCAGTTGCGCGTGGCGGCCGCCTGGGCGAACCACCTGCGCGCGATCGGTCGAATAAGCGCGAATCAACGGATAGCGACTGGCCGCCGCGACCAGCCGCGACAGATCGCGTGCCGTCGACACATTGGCCGGCGACAGTCCCGTCCCGTTGACGAACGACGTATTCCGCATTCCGAGCACGCGCGCCTTCGCGTTCATCGCCGCGACGAAGCTTGGTCGGCCGCCCGCGTAATCGCGACTCAGCGCGGCAGCGGCACGATTCTCGGATGACATCAACGCGATATGCAGCATGTCGTGGCGCGACAGTCTCGAACCGACGCTCAAGCGCGAACCGGTGAACTTGTCGTAATCCCGATCCTGATCCGTGACGTCGAGCGGGGCGTTCAGCGCGTGTTGCGTATCGAGCGACACGACTGCCGTCATCAGTTTGGATACCGAAGCGATCGGCATGATCCGCTCAGCCTGCTTTTCGGCGAGCACGGTCTGCGTTCGTTCGTCCACCACGTAGACGGCTTTGGCGCGGAGCAACGCTCGCGACTTCGGCGTATAGCCGCAGCGCGCCAGTAAACGAAGTGGTGCGTGTGCAGGCGAGTGTGCATTCGCTCGCGCTGCCGTCACGGTTCGCGCGTGGCGCTGCGCGGCCGCATTCGCGGGCCGCCGGCCGGCGCGCGGTTCGCGCGCATTACGCGCCATCTGCCGGCGATGTTTCGTCTTGAGTTGACTCACATGCATGGGCCGCTCGAAGCTCGTCTGCAGCTTGCGCTTATGCGCGACACGGCGCCTCGCCTTGCCTGTCGTGGTCTTTTTCGCGTGTCCGGAAGAATGCGCTTTCGCTTTCGATGTGCGCTTCGCTGCCGGCGCAACGTGCCGGCTCACGCGAACGAACCGTGCCGACGACTGCCGCGCAGACGCGGGCTCATGCACCGCTCCGAACGACCCGCCGACGTTCAGCCACAGCAGACCGAACACCGCGATGCAGCGGAGCCACACGGGAAAACGACTAGCGGGAAATACGGACAAAAGACGACGACAGCAGTACGACATTCAGCTTCCAGTGAGTTCCGTTCGATCTCGTCAGCAACGGAAATGATCGATGCTCTGCCCGGCCCAGATGGCCCGCGCGAGCCAATCGGGTTTGTCGCCGTAACCGTCCCACGTATTGCCGAATGCATCGCGGTAGCGCACCTCGCGAACCGCATTCGCGTCGGCTTCGATCGATTCGGCGAGCGCTTCAAGCGTGATGCCGTACTCGTCCATGCGCCGGCGAATCCAGACGATCAAACGCTCGCGCGTATTGCCGTCGAGGTCGAGCAGCATTTGTCCTTCTCGCTCTTTCATCACTATCGGTGTCGAGGCTGGTATTGCCCGAATTGGATAATCAAAAGGCTTCGCTAAACAACACGAAGCCTGGGTGTGATTCAAATGGCCATGCGCAATTCGAAATCACGACTATGGAGAAGAATTCTAGCATCCAAGTTCTTCGGTCTGCAGCAGTGAACGAACGACAGGCGATGTCCGCACGCCATTCATTTTTATTCGCTCGAATGGAAGCCTGCGCGCCCGCTTACAATAAGCGCCAACAGGAAATCGCTCTGAGTCCGACCATTGGGCGAAGTTCCGCCGACGCATGAAACACGCACACCTATCCACCCACTGGAGAAAAAACCATGCAAGCGTCAACAGCCATCGTCACCATTCTCGCCGCGCTGCTGCTCGGCGCAATGAGTCCCGGGCCGAGCTTCGTGATCGTCGCACGCAATGCTATTGGACTGTCGCGCATCGACGGGCTTGCTACCGCGCTCGGCATGGGAGTCGGCGGCGTGTTCTTTAGCGGCATCGCCTTGCTTGGGCTGTACACGCTGCTTGCTACCGTCGAATGGCTTTACGTCGGTTTGAAAATAGCGGGCGGCCTCTATCTGGTTTACCTCGCATCGAAAATCTGGCGCGGCGCGGCTCAACCGCTCGCGTTCGACGCCGCGCAAAGCGCCACAACCCGTCCGGGCAAATCGTTCTGGGTCGGTTTGAGCACGCAACTCAGCAATCCGAAAACCGCCGTCTATTACGGCAGTATCTTCGCCGCGCTGCTGCCGCAGCATCCGCCGCTGTGGTCCTATTTCGCGTTGCCGCCCGCGATCTTCACGATCGAAGCCGGCTGGTACACCGTCGTCGCGCTGTGCTTTTCGAGCAAGCGTCCACGCGAAATCTATCTGCAGTGGAAAGCGTGGATCGATCGCGTGGCTGCGACCGCCGTTGCCGCGCTCGGTCTTCGGCTGATTCTCACGGCCCACAAAGTGGGCATCTAAGCGCAGACAAATCACGAGGGCCGCATCGCTGCGGCCCAACCAGCGTGCTCTACAGTGCAATTCAACGCGCCGTCCGCCGGGCGCGCCTCAAAACAGTTACAAGTTAGGTGTTGACGCCAGCACACCCTGGCGGTTACTGTTGCGCCCGAAGTTCAAGAAGTTCGATTGCTGTTCATCAATGTCTCGCTCCCTCAGCGGTATTCGTTGTCCTCTCCCTCCTTGATGCTTCGCCCGCTCTTCAACTGAGCATTTCATTTTTCTATTTCTACTCAAGGATTCCTCATGGATACCGGTACCGTTAAGTGGTTCAACGACAGCAAGGGCTTTGGCTTCATCACCCCGGACAAGGGCGGCGACGACCTGTTCGCGCACTTCTCCGAAATCAGCGGCAATGGCTTCAAGACGCTGGCTGAGAATCAGAAGGTGAGCTTCGAAACGAAGCAAGGCCCGAAGGGTCTGCAAGCGGCAAACATCACGCCGCTGTAAGTTTGAAGGGCCTGGTGTCCGGCAACGGACATCGGGCTGCAGCGACATCCTCGCGGAGCCTGGTCTCCCACAGTTGGCGCGCCCGCTTTAGAGCTGCACGATAAGTTCAGCAGTTCGCCAAAGCGCCAAACGCCTCGTTGCACCTCATTCTCCCCTCCGGCTTCAACGCCCATTTTTCGTTTTCCGACTGCGTCAGAATTCGGCTCGCAATGGCTTGAATCAGCTCGTCCGCGCGACACGCATTGGCGTTCGCATGGCCGGCGCGCACTCGAACAATCATTAAAAATAAAATGCAAACCAAACATTTACATCATTACAACGGCTATGCCATCCAGCCTTCGGCGCATCGTTTGCCCGACGGTACGTTCTCATCCAACCTGTTGCTCGAACGCGCGAACAGCGCGCGCGCAGAGGGACGCTATCAGTTCTATTCGCTCGACTACTTCCCGAACGAAGAACAGGCTCTGCGTCACTCGGCACATTGGGCACATGAATGGGTCGATACGCGTGGTTGAGTCTGCGCTAAAGTCCGCGCTCAGGTACGCATTGAGCGCGCGACGGCCCGCACAACGAGCGTGCGCTATTCGCCACTTTCGGCCTTGATCCGCGCGCGCAATTCGAACTTCTGGATTTTCCCCGTCGACGTCTTCGGTAATTCGCCGAAGCGCACCGCCTTCGGCAACTTGTAGCCTGCGAGAAACAGCCGGCAGTGCGCGATGATTTCTTCTTCGCTCACCAAGACGCCTTCCTTGAGTTCGACGAACGCACACGGTACTTCGCCCCATTTCGGATCGGCCATGGCAACCACGGCCGCCACCGAAACGGCGGGATGCCGGTACAGCGTGTCTTCGACTTCGATACTCGAAATGTTCTCGCCGCCCGAGATGATGATGTCCTTGCTGCGATCGCGAATGCGAATGTAGCCGTCGGGCATCCGTACACCGAGATCGCCAGTGTGGAACCAGCCGCCGCGGAACGACGCTTCTGTCGCGCGCTCGTTCTTCAGATAGCCCTTCATGCAGATGTTGCCGCGAAACATGATTTCGCCGAGCGTCTCGCCGTCGTCGGGTACGGGAGCGAGGGTGTCCGGATCGAGCACGGTGACCGCGGCCTGCAGGTGGTAGCGCACGCCCTGGCGTGCGTTCAGTTCGGCGCGCGCGGCGTCGTCGAGTGCTTCCCATGATTCCTGTTTTGCGCACACCGCCGCGGGTCCATAGGTTTCGGTCAAGCCGTACACGTGCGTCAGATCGAAACCGATCTCCTTCATCTTCGCGATCACGGCGGGCGGCGGCGCGGCGCCTGCGACCATCGTCGACACGCGATGCGTAATACCCTCGCGCCATTCGGCCGGCGCGTTGGCGAGCGCGCTCTGCACGATCGGCGCGCCGCAATAATGCGTGATGTTCTCGCGGCGAATCAGATCGAACACCGTCTTCGCGTCGAACTTGCGCAGACAGACATTCACGCCCGCGCGCGCGGCGACCGTCCATGGGAAACACCAGCCGTTGCAATGGAACAGCGGCAAAGTCCACAGGTAGACCGCGTGCTTCGGCATATCCCATTCGAGGATATTGCTCAGCGCATTCAGATACGCGCCACGATGGTGATAGACCACGCCCTTCGGATCGCCAGTCGTGCCGGACGTGTAGTTCAGCGCGATCGCATCCCATTCGTCGGCGGGCATCGTCCACGCGAACGCGGGATCGCCCGTTTGCAGAAACGCCTCGTAGTCCGTCGCGCGAATGAACTTCGCCGGGTCCGCCGGCATCGCGTCGGCCACGCTGATCACGCGCAGGTCGGGAAACTCCAGCGCGGCACGGTGCGCAAGCTCGCCGTATTCCGTATCGACGATCAACGCCTTCGCCTCGCCATGACGCAGCATGAACAGCAGCGACGACACGTCGAGCCGCGTATTCAACGTGTTGAGAACGGCGCCGGCCATCGGCACGCCGAAGTGTGCTTCCACCATCGGAGGAATATTGGGCAGCAACGCGGCCACCGTGTCGCCCCGCTCGACACCAGCCTGCCTTAACGCGCTGGCCAGACGCCGCGCGCGCTCATACGTCTCGCGCCAGTTGCGGCGAATCTCCCCGTGGACGACCGCTGGCCGCTCACCGTAGACTTCCGCTGCACGCACGATGAAATCGATCGGCGTCAGCGGGACATAGTTGGCCTCACGCCGCTCGAGGCCTTCTTCGAACATGTGCTTCATCGCATCGTCTCCTGAGGCGCCGGGCGCCCCGTCGATTATTCTGATTGGTGAGCAAGCCTAGCAACGCCCATGGTGAACTGTCTGTCATTCAAATGACAGAGTGGTTCGCCCTGAGGTTTGATTCTCTATCCGCGACACCCAACGCCACTCATGAACGACGCCACGCTCCCGGTTCCCGCAGATGCCCGCTCGCCACGCGCCGAACGGATTCCCCGGGACGCATTGCCCGCGCTGTTCGACACCTGCGCCTGGTTTCGCGCGCTCGCTGCCGGCCATCAGGCGCTGGTGCTCGCGAACTCGCACGCCGAGCGGCTGGAGGGCGGCGCATGGGTCGCGCGCCGCCAGGAGCCGTCGCATTACTGGATCGGCGTGCATTCCGGGCTGATCAAGCTCGCCATCTATAACGCGTCCGGGCGCAGTTGCACGCTGTCGGGCGTGCCGCCCGGCGGCTGGTTCGGCGAAGGTAGCGTGATCAAGCGCGAACTGCGCAAGTACGACGTCGCCACGATCCAGCCATCGCTCGTGATGTTCGTGCCGTCGGCCACGTTCCATGCATTGCTGGAGTCGAGCCTGCCGTTCACCGGCTTCGTGATTCGCCAGTTGAATAACCGGATGGGCGAATTCATCGCGTCGATCCAAAACAGCCGCTTGCTGGACGTGGATGCGCGCGTCGCCCAGTCGCTCGCACAATTGTTCAATCCCGATCTTTATCCCGACACTGGCCGCACACTCGCGATTTCGCAGGAAGAAGTCGGCCTGTTGGCCGGCGTTTCGCGACAAAGAATCAATCAGGCGTTGCAAAACCTCGAAAAACTGGGGATCTTGCAGCTCTCCTATAACCAGATCGACGTGCTCGATCTGGATCGTTTGGCCGCGTTCGGGCGGGAACAGATTTGAATTAACACTCGGCGAGGCGACACCCGGCGCCGCACCGCTCGTTGATTTAGCGTCTTCGCTTGACCCACCCTCGTCAAGGCCGCCACACGCGGCCTTTCTGTTGCTCGCTTAAATTTTCAGCAGAAACAAATAAAGAAAGCGCTGAAGCAGCCGTTATGCGATTCATGCAACGCAGATTGCAGCCCATCCCTATTCCGAGCCCAACGTATCGTCGAATCCGATAATGAACCGTCTGACACTGAAACAGAAACTGTGGGTGCCGTTGCTGTTGTGCTGGGTTGCGCTGTTGATCGTAACCGTTGTCAATGCGTTCGACGCACGTAACGCCCAGATGGACGCACGGCGCGCCGACCTCGCCGACGTGACGGACATGGCGCTATCGATCGTCGCGGACTACGCGAAGCAGGCCGAGGCCGGCAAGTTCTCCGTCGATGACGCGAAACAGCAGGCTATCGCCCGCGTCAATGCACAGCGCTACGGTGCCTCCGGCTACGTGACGATCGTGCGCAGCGACTCCGTCATGGTCGATCATCCGATGAGTCCGAAGCTCAATGGCAAGGACATGAGCGGTTTCCGCGATGCCAAGGGCAACGCGCTTTACAGCGACATCGCGCGGGCGGGTGGGTCGGCGTCTGGTGCCGGCTACCTGGGATATTGGTGGCCGAAACCCGGCGAAACCACCCCGAGCGAAAAGATCGGCTACGTGAAGCGCTTTGCTCCGTGGGGCTGGGACTTCATCGCCGGCGCCTACATGGACGACATCCAGGCGCAGTTCTATACGACGCTCGAGCGTTCGGCCGGCATGTTGATCGTGCTCGGCGTGCTGGTGTCGTTCGTCGCATCGCGCGTGGTACGCAGCGTATCGCGCTCGATCGGCGGCGAACCCGTGACGGCTGCGACCATCGCGATGCAGATCGCCCGCGGCGATCTCGCCACGCACATCGATCTGCGCCGCGACGATACGTCGAGCCTGCTGTATTCGCTGCGCGAAATGCGCAATCAGCTCGCCGCCACCATCGGGCGGATCAAGAACTCCGCTGAAACGATCACGGTGGCATCGAAGGAAATCGCGGCGGGCAACCTCGATCTCTCGAGCCG is a window of Paraburkholderia sp. D15 DNA encoding:
- the pcaQ gene encoding pca operon transcription factor PcaQ, which gives rise to MQRSLADSRVKFRHLQCFLAVAQFGSVQRAADSLSITQPAVSKTVAELEAILGVKLFERGRHGAVPTREGQLFMPHANACVSALRQGVDLLARAEGAVAATLEIGILPTVAAALMPPVLERISALWPRVIVRLATGANPELLERLKAGTIEFAIGRLADPERMVGLSFEQLFSEPLIAVVRAGHSLALGPGLPASALEDFLVVLPPFGTLIRQSAESLLSAWGVPPLSAFVEVLSVSTGRALTLENGAVWFVPQSAVEYELARGMLVRLPLPFAGTDEPVGLIRRSDTQPSPVGQAFIEAVRGVAQQRMTAMPASNGSGSRRRGRAKTAKG
- the pcaH gene encoding protocatechuate 3,4-dioxygenase subunit beta — its product is MDESFLSARDFASHPDYLSPGYGSSVKRGPTLPLIPLKEKLRDQRVPVYGTADLGALDHDLTRNAVRNGEPLGERIIVTGRVLDEGGRPVRNTLVEIWQANAAGRYVHKADQHDAPLDPNFLGAGRCITDNDGRYRFLTIKPGAYPWGNHPNAWRPNHIHFSLFGDHFGSRLVTQMYFPGDPLLAFDPIFQGTPEHARDRLIANFSFDTTQEAYALGYDFDIVLRGRNETPMER
- the pcaG gene encoding protocatechuate 3,4-dioxygenase subunit alpha, which produces MTTLKQTPSQTVGPYFAYGLCPQQYDFDFRSLFTPVLADREAAGEHITIVGQVFDGDGTVIGDAMLEVSQVDADGRFPESREDIVKTGFRGFARVGTGTDPHKRFIVETIKPGRVSQDEAPHLNVILTMRGMLLHTFTRIYFEDETGANSRDAVLAAVPAERRDTLIARREPDTANVYRFDIHMQGDRETVFFDL
- a CDS encoding serine hydrolase, coding for MSYCCRRLLSVFPASRFPVWLRCIAVFGLLWLNVGGSFGAVHEPASARQSSARFVRVSRHVAPAAKRTSKAKAHSSGHAKKTTTGKARRRVAHKRKLQTSFERPMHVSQLKTKHRRQMARNAREPRAGRRPANAAAQRHARTVTAARANAHSPAHAPLRLLARCGYTPKSRALLRAKAVYVVDERTQTVLAEKQAERIMPIASVSKLMTAVVSLDTQHALNAPLDVTDQDRDYDKFTGSRLSVGSRLSRHDMLHIALMSSENRAAAALSRDYAGGRPSFVAAMNAKARVLGMRNTSFVNGTGLSPANVSTARDLSRLVAAASRYPLIRAYSTDRAQVVRPGGRHAQLSYVNSNALVRGGDRSIVLQKTGFINEAGHCVVVRMMVHGRPVDIVVLGAPGPHDHIADVARISRWLRCSLR
- a CDS encoding H-NS family nucleoid-associated regulatory protein, which codes for MKEREGQMLLDLDGNTRERLIVWIRRRMDEYGITLEALAESIEADANAVREVRYRDAFGNTWDGYGDKPDWLARAIWAGQSIDHFRC
- a CDS encoding LysE family transporter — encoded protein: MQASTAIVTILAALLLGAMSPGPSFVIVARNAIGLSRIDGLATALGMGVGGVFFSGIALLGLYTLLATVEWLYVGLKIAGGLYLVYLASKIWRGAAQPLAFDAAQSATTRPGKSFWVGLSTQLSNPKTAVYYGSIFAALLPQHPPLWSYFALPPAIFTIEAGWYTVVALCFSSKRPREIYLQWKAWIDRVAATAVAALGLRLILTAHKVGI
- a CDS encoding cold-shock protein, which encodes MDTGTVKWFNDSKGFGFITPDKGGDDLFAHFSEISGNGFKTLAENQKVSFETKQGPKGLQAANITPL
- a CDS encoding acyl-CoA synthetase, with the translated sequence MKHMFEEGLERREANYVPLTPIDFIVRAAEVYGERPAVVHGEIRRNWRETYERARRLASALRQAGVERGDTVAALLPNIPPMVEAHFGVPMAGAVLNTLNTRLDVSSLLFMLRHGEAKALIVDTEYGELAHRAALEFPDLRVISVADAMPADPAKFIRATDYEAFLQTGDPAFAWTMPADEWDAIALNYTSGTTGDPKGVVYHHRGAYLNALSNILEWDMPKHAVYLWTLPLFHCNGWCFPWTVAARAGVNVCLRKFDAKTVFDLIRRENITHYCGAPIVQSALANAPAEWREGITHRVSTMVAGAAPPPAVIAKMKEIGFDLTHVYGLTETYGPAAVCAKQESWEALDDAARAELNARQGVRYHLQAAVTVLDPDTLAPVPDDGETLGEIMFRGNICMKGYLKNERATEASFRGGWFHTGDLGVRMPDGYIRIRDRSKDIIISGGENISSIEVEDTLYRHPAVSVAAVVAMADPKWGEVPCAFVELKEGVLVSEEEIIAHCRLFLAGYKLPKAVRFGELPKTSTGKIQKFELRARIKAESGE
- a CDS encoding Crp/Fnr family transcriptional regulator; translation: MNDATLPVPADARSPRAERIPRDALPALFDTCAWFRALAAGHQALVLANSHAERLEGGAWVARRQEPSHYWIGVHSGLIKLAIYNASGRSCTLSGVPPGGWFGEGSVIKRELRKYDVATIQPSLVMFVPSATFHALLESSLPFTGFVIRQLNNRMGEFIASIQNSRLLDVDARVAQSLAQLFNPDLYPDTGRTLAISQEEVGLLAGVSRQRINQALQNLEKLGILQLSYNQIDVLDLDRLAAFGREQI
- a CDS encoding methyl-accepting chemotaxis protein, with the translated sequence MNRLTLKQKLWVPLLLCWVALLIVTVVNAFDARNAQMDARRADLADVTDMALSIVADYAKQAEAGKFSVDDAKQQAIARVNAQRYGASGYVTIVRSDSVMVDHPMSPKLNGKDMSGFRDAKGNALYSDIARAGGSASGAGYLGYWWPKPGETTPSEKIGYVKRFAPWGWDFIAGAYMDDIQAQFYTTLERSAGMLIVLGVLVSFVASRVVRSVSRSIGGEPVTAATIAMQIARGDLATHIDLRRDDTSSLLYSLREMRNQLAATIGRIKNSAETITVASKEIAAGNLDLSSRTEEQAASLQQTAASMDELTKTVTQNADNAATASELAADASNIAARGGQVVNDVVEKMAGISDSSRKIGEIISVIEGIAFQTNILALNAAVEAARAGEEGRGFAVVAGEVRNLAQRSATAAKEIKVLIDQSVAQVGEGSTLAGRAGSTIGEVVDAVRRVTAIMNEISAASKEQSSGIGEVNLAIRQMDDVTQRNAALVEQAAAAAGSLDEQTERLRHAVAVFKVEQPA